DNA from Thermocladium sp. ECH_B:
CTGCTAGGACAATATACGGCATGGCCGCTGATGGCCACTTGCCTGATGCATTTCTTAGATTAAATAAGCACAGGGTACCCATGTATCCAATGATTGCTGCACTATTAATAGGCCTAGTATTCCTGCTTCCATTCCCCACTTGGTTCGCCATTTCCTCATTCATAACGTCGACCACCGTATTTACCTATATAGTGAGCGGACCGGCCTTAATGAGCTTCAGGAAGATTATTCCGGATATTCCTCGTCCACTTAAGTTGCCTGCTGCCTCCCTCATAGCGGCGATAGCATCGATAGCATCTTATCTAATAGTTTACTGGAGCACTTTCTACACGCTTTGGTTCGTGTTCGCATTGGTTATAGGTGGATTACCGGTGTTCTATATGTACACGATGGTTAATCGTTACGGCGTTAATAGGACTAATGCCACACTGGCTGGATTAATTTACTGGGCAGTATTAATAGCCTCCACATACTTCTTAATATATGTACCAATAATAGCGCCCACGGGTTGGCCTTCTTCCTCTCCGTCTACTATCCCATTAACTGCGGGAGCTGCAATAGACTTCACCGTATATATATTAATAACTTTGGCAATGGTTGCTGGCTTCACTTTATGGCTCTCCTCCTCAACGCCTAATAAGGATGCTGCTAAGCATGTGAAGGCTGGTTGGTGGGTTGTCGCGGTTATATTCACGTCAGTTATATTGTCGTTCCTTGGCTCGGCCAATTATGGACTTGTATTCACTACGGCGGTCATACCGTTTCCATGGGATGTCGTTGTCGCGGCCCTCGTCGCCTTGGCTCTTTACTTCTATGGTACTTATAGTGGTATATTAACGGATGACTTAATCATTGCCTTAAAGGAAATGGGCGTGGTTAATATACCTCAACAGGAGAAGTAATGGTTTTCACTCATCAATAAAACAAAAATATTCCTCTCTTTGTTTGGACAAGAAGATTTTTTAACTTTGATATTTCTCAATGAGTATAATGGATGATATAGAGGACGTGATCAATAGAGTAGAAAGAAGAGTCTCATCGCCCAGTTTCTCCAGGGCTGTTGGTAAATCAATAGCTGATGATATACTGCTTCTAATAAAGGCTTTGAGGAAATCGAGATGCGTGGTTTCACTGGATTTAAATGAGGCTGAGCGATTGTTGAATGATTATTATATTGCAGAGCATAGGGTTAAGGACTTAATGAGGAGAACAATTGAAGTAATGCTGAATAAGTATGGGGATAGATTAAGGGAAGTGTATCCGCTTCTGCCAATGGAGCTCCGTGACGCGCTTAGGTCTGCAGCTAATACTGATGATTACTTAGATAGGTTGATTAATTCATTAATTGATGAATTAAGGGGGCCCGAGCAAGATTTGGTGGCGCTAGTTAAAAATGCAAGGGAGGTGAGCAGCAAGTGCGGCGAGTGACTGCCTCGGCTCCTGGAGTGGTTAAGCTATTTGGGGAGCATGCCGTGGTTTACGGTAAACCGGCAATAGCTATGGCAATAAACAAGAGGCTCTATGTTGCCGCTGTTCCTAGAATGGATGGGCATGTAAAGATAGTGGCCAGGGATCTCAGGACGAGGGGATTAATGATTAATATGGGGGAGAACGGCGAGATAGGCATAGAGACGGAGTACGGCATTGCGTTGAATGCAGTATCTTATTTGAGAACGGCCATAGATACTGCGAGAATGTTTCTTGGAGAGAAAAGNGGAATTGAATTAGATGTATCATCCGAAATGCCGGTCGGCGCTGGACTAGGCACATCAGCAGCAGTGGCTGTCGCATCAATACGAGCATACGCCGAAGCATTTGGTTACTCTATAAATAATGAGGAGGTTGCGAGACTTGCCCATGAAGTTGAGAAAACGGTGCAAGGCGCGGCGAGCCCCATGGATACAACCGTATCCGCCTTAGGCGGAATTCACTTAATAAGCACGAATGGTCGAGAAACCATAAAGGCGGGCCCCCTCCCCATTGTTATTGGGTATGTTGAGCGCGAATCAACCACAAGGGACCTAGTTAAATCAGTTGGGAGCTTGAGGAGCAAGTATCCATCCATTATTGATTTAATAATGGATGCCATAGGCGAAGTAACCAAGATGGCTAGGCATGGACTGGAGGCCAATGACTTAGGAACAGTGGCTGACCTAATGAATATAAATCAAGGATTACTGGAATCGCTTGGAGTATCAACGGGTCGGCTTTCATCCTTGATCTACGCAGCAAGGAGGGCTGGGGCAATTGGCGCTAAGTTAAGCGGTGCGGGCGGTGGCGGCATTGTGATAGCCCTTGCGCCTAATGCGATTAAGGAAGTGGCGATCGCCATGGAGGTTGCCGGCGGCCACTCCATGATTGTGGATAAAGATGAACATGGAGCTAAGATAGACTGAGCAAATTATGTTATTAGTTATCTCATTTTCATTTCTTGTAACCGATTTTACGAAGTAATTCCCGCCTTTCTGCTGCATCTTGCTCGGATTCCACGCCCAATGGTGATTCCCCATCTATTACTCCTATTACTCCTCTTCTATTGGGCTCCTCCTCAGCAATTATTATGCTTAGTGGATTAGCTGTTGCAGCATAAATAGTGACTACTTCATGAACGTTTTTTATCGCGTTTAATATATTTATGGGATACGCATTCCTGATGAATATTACGAATACGTGGCCAGCAGCTATCTTGCCGCAGAGACGAATAGCTGCATCCCTTAACTCATTATCGTTACCATCATGCCTGATCAACCTCTTTCCACTGGCTTCGCAGAAAGCCAAACCGAACCGTATGCCTGGAACCGATGTAACCAATGCCTCATATAGGTCCTCAATTGTCTTTATGAAGTGGGCCTGACCCACTATTACATTGGAGTCAGTTGGGTACTCTACTTTAACTGTCTCTAGCTTCATGGGATTAATCCTCGGCTATATTTTTAAAATTAATTTTATGATGAAGAGAAGAGTGCCCCGCTCTTCAAGGAGGAAAGGAAGTGATTTTTATTCTTGATTTGCAATAATGCTTTAAACCGTTTAAAAAGCAATTAATGCATGGATCAACGCTCGATTAAAGCTGCAATTAAGAATTATTGGCGGACTAATGGAGTGCAGGACGTCAAGTACATAAAGGTAAGGCTCGGCAATAAGGGAGATAACGCATTGATAAGCATTGGGATATACCTTGAGAAACCCATTAGCTTCAATATATTTAGGGGATTCATAGAGCAATTAAGCAATACAACAGGTATAAATGAGTGGAGCATATACGCGCCACACGGTCGAGAAATAAAATTAATAGGTGAACAGAAAAACAAGGTTAATCCCAAGTCCAAGCCATAAGCGATCTAGGTCTCTTAATAGTATGCTCTCGTTTGCATTATAAATTTCTAGAAAAGGTCTACTCCAGGAGATCTGGATGTCGAGGCTCATCCATTTTTCTCATTATTGAGTAAGGAGTCCAGGCTAGCGTGAGATCAGTGATTCCCTAGAGTACTTTTATTCGTTTTCCCCTTAAGTAATGTGTGCTGGCTATTATTAATGAAGCATATAGGGCCATTAGCGATGCTATTAATGCGTAGTTACCATAGTAGTATGAGAGGAGGCGAAGGATTGCTGATGCACCTATTAGGGCTGGTATTTCTTCGCTGTAATTCTTGGGCCATATCCATAACGTGCCCGGCAATAACATTGGCACGCATAGGGATAGCATTATTGGCGCTAGGAATCCCAGCGCTAATGCGTGGAAGTAGAGGATGCTGGGCCACTTCATCAATATAGTGGCTCCAGCGGCTGGTATGCCAATGGTCATGGCCACTGCTAATCCCACTGGTAGTGCTGAGGATAAATCGCTTCTGGGGAGACTACTTGGTAGGCTGAGGGAGAATATTATTAGAAATAGAAAAATTACTCTAGCATAGTTAATCCATAGCAACGATGCAATTATTGGATACAGCGGCAACACTAATAAGTCAAGTTTTCTCATCCTCATTTTACCATTGACTCTCCGTAATAGGCTAATCACCGATGCAATGGGGAATCCAATTAATCCCCATTGAAATCCAGTAAATGATGCTCCCAGCACTCCAAGTAGGCCAACTAACGTGAACCAATTAGGGAAATATAATGGCTTTGATCCTAGTCCATTCTGCATAAATATGGCAATGTATAATAATGCCCATGAAGCTGCAAGGGGTCGCCAAAGCCATGTCCCCACCATTAACGTAATGCTCCATGTAATCGATACCATAGCCATGGCGATCGACGCCATCTTGTCGGGCATGAAATTGGTGANACCCGGGTGTTGGCTGTACATTATGCCTATGTAGAACATGGATATCGCAGCCATCATTATCTCGCCATGTATGTTGTAGGAAAACATTGATAACATGGGTCCGATCAATGCTAGAATTAAGCTCATCCAAAGCATTAATTGTGAGACGCGTATTTGGAATNGAAACATTCTGTGATAAATGCTTGGACTTAATTCCTGCTTTGTCTTCCCCAGCATCGAGTTACCGATTTTATGAAGCAAATAAAAATTTGGCCTTCGTGGATAACAGGGGCGTCCTTAATTATCCAATTAATTGCCGCAAATATCGATTTAAAACATGGTTCTATTGGATTTCTTCCTCTTCATTTTTTAGTTTCAGTTTCTGGACGCATTCACCGCATGCATATACCTTGAACTTGGAGCCAAGTGGCTTAAAGTAGTATTGGACTATATGGGCATCCCTATATGTGATCTCCCTTAGGCAATAAAAACAGATTATTGACCATCGCTTAGCATAATTCCTCATTAATTATTGATTAGATGCGAATTCTATATAATCCTATTCAACAAGGAAGAAGAAGTGCTAGCCACAATTAAGGTTATTAATGATAAATGCATTGGATGCGGCATTTGTTGGAGTGTGTGCCCCAAGGCAGTACTAGCAGGGGAACTTAGGCGAGTTGTAATTATATTAAATGAAACCTCCTGTCATGCTTGTTTTTCCTGTCAAAATAATTGCCCAACCAATGCAATAATGATTATGCCAACTCATAATTGAACTATATCATCCCCGTGATAGAAAGAGCGGTAAATCTCGCCCTTTAGGGCGGGAGGGAGTCAGGAGTCTTAACTAACTATTATCTCTTCGTTATTCATTACGAAATCCGTGAAAGTCGATGCTCCATCAATTATGGGGTCCAGGGCCGATTTATCTATTCCCAAGGCCTCAAGCATTCCTATGCAAACATATATATGAAGCTTGCCCAACTCCTTTACGTTGCTTAATATGTTCATATAATCCATGCCGCGTTTCTTCAATTCCTGCATTGAATCTATGTTCCTATTAACAATGAATGCATTAACCGCCCGTCCCGTGATAAATACATGAACCTCATCCCCCCTCAAGACAAGCGATGCTACTAGGGATGCGCTGACATAAAGGTCGACATAATCATCGCTTTTAATCAATACTCCAACCATGCATTCACATAGCCAAGCCGATTTTATTATTACGCTAATAATGCATAAAATGCCTTCCTAGGCAATTTCATTTCTGGTAAGTACTTCTTAAAGATGGGAACTCATTTGGTGGAGCGTTAACTTAATTAAGGGACTTGTTTAAATACTTCTTTAAATGGCTAGGATAGATAAGCTAAGCATTGAATTAGAGGCTGTGGAGTTGATAAACATAATGAGAGGATTATTTAACTACTCCTTTAGACAATTATCGGAGATCCTCGACGTGCCTGAG
Protein-coding regions in this window:
- a CDS encoding adenosine monophosphate-protein transferase, with the protein product MKLETVKVEYPTDSNVIVGQAHFIKTIEDLYEALVTSVPGIRFGLAFCEASGKRLIRHDGNDNELRDAAIRLCGKIAAGHVFVIFIRNAYPINILNAIKNVHEVVTIYAATANPLSIIIAEEEPNRRGVIGVIDGESPLGVESEQDAAERRELLRKIGYKK